The following is a genomic window from Nitrospira sp..
TGAGCGGCGCCAAATTCAGCCGCGACATCGATGGGAAACAATTTCTCGACGATGACCCGCTGTTGAATCGCCGACTTAAACTCGTTGTAGACGACGTAGAGCTCGTCGAACGTGCCCTTCACAAAATTGTCGGTCAGGTCGCCCCCGATATCGATCGCATGCTCGAAGCTGAGCTTATCGAAGACCCCGGTCCACTCCTGCCTGATCGGCCAGGGCCGCCGGCGGAAGTAGTCGCGCCCCTTGCGGCCGACGATGCTGAGGGTGACCTGAAGTCCGCGCGCTTCGCACTGCCGGACGAATTCCACCGTCTTCCTCGAAATATTGCCGTTGAATCCGCCGCAGAGCCCGCGATCGCTGGTGACGACCAGGACTTCGACTTTCTTTCCTTCGCGCTTTTGCAGCAACGGATGGGCGGAACGGTTCACGCGCTGGCTCAGATTGCTCAACACCCCGCGCATCTTGAGCGCGTAGGGCCGCGCCGCGAGAATCCGGTCCTGCGACCGCTTGAGCTTCGCCGCGGCCACCATTTTCATGGCCTTGGTAATCTTCTGCGTATTTTTGAAGGCCGCAATCTTGCGGCGCAGACTTTGTAAACTTGGCATGCGTCTGAGCTCTCAACAGTCAGTCATCGGCTGCGCGCCGATGGCTATTTTGCGCCGTATCCCATTTTCTGCTTGAAGGTCGTGATGATTTCTTTCAGCCGAGCGCCCACCTTGTCGTCGATCTTGCTGATGCTGGCAATTTCTTTCTTCAGTTCCGGGTGGTTTTGCTGCACGTAGCGAAGATAGTCGGCCTCGAATTGCAGCACTTTATCGACGGGCACATCGTCGAGATACCCGTTCACTCCCGCATGGATCGAGAGCACCTGGTCGGCCACCGGCATAGGCTTGTACTGGCCCTGCTTGAGCAACTCGACCATGCGCGCGCCGCGCGCGAGCTGCATCTGCGTCGCCTTGTCGAGTTCGCTGCCGAACTGCGCGAAGGCCGCCATTTCCCGATACTGCGCGAGATCGAGCCGCAACGTGCCGGCCACCTGCTTCATCGTCTTGATCTGCGCGGATCCGCCGACGCGCGACACCGATAGACCGACGTTGATGGCCGGGCGAATACCGGAATAAAACAGATCGCTGCCGAGATAAATCTGGCCGTCGGTGATCGAAATCACGTTGGTCGGAATGTAGGCCGACACGTCGCCAGCTTGCGTTTCGATAATCGGCAACGCGGTCAGACTGCCGCCGCCGAGCTTCTCGCTCAACTTGGCCGCGCGCTCCAACAACCGGGAGTGCAGGTAGAACACGTCGCCGGGATAGGCTTCGCGGCCAGGCGGCCTGCGGAGCAGCAACGACAACTGCCGATAGGCCACAGCGTGCTTCGACAGATCGTCGTACACGATCAAGGCGTGCTTGCCGTTATCGCGGAAATATTCGCCGATCGCCGCACCGGCGAAAGGCGCCAAAAACTGCATCGGGGCCGGATCGCTGGCGGTCGCCGCAACCACCATGCTGTATTCCATCGCATGATTTTCTTCGAGCGTCTTCACGACGCGGGCGACGGTCGAGCGCTTCTGGCCGACCGCGACGTAAATACAGAATACGTCCAGACCCTTTTGATTGATGATCGTATCGACCGCGATCGCGGTCTTGCCCGTTTGCCGGTCGCCGATGATCAACTCGCGCTGGCCGCGCCCGATCGGGATCATGGCGTCGATGGCCTTGATGCCGGTCTGCAACGGCTCGCGGACGGATTGGCGGGTATTCACGCCGGGGGCGACGACTTCGATACGGGAAGAATGCGCCGACTTGATGGCGCCCTTGCCGTCGATCGGCTGGCCGATGGCATTCACGACGCGGCCGATGAGGGCTTCGCCGACAGGGATTTCCGCAATGCGGCCCGTGCGCTTGACGGGATCGCCTTCTTTGATCCCCGTATCTTCACCCATCAACACGGCGCCGACGTTGTCCTCTTCAAGGTTCAGCGCGATGCCGTACAGCCCGCCGGGAAACTCCAGCATTTCTCCGGCCATGGCCCCGTCGAGCCCGTAGACCTTGGCGATCCCATCGCCGACCTGGATAACCGAGCCGGTCTCCTTGACATCGACCTGCTTGTCGAAGCCCTTGATCTTTTCTTTAATGATCGCACTGATTTCATCTGCCTTGATCTGCATGGCTACTCCTTCGTCAACAGGCTCTGCATGGCGCGCAAGCGACCTCGGACGGTGCTATCCACGACCGTGCTGCCGATAGAAATCTGCAGGCCCGCGAGGTAACTGGCGTCGGTCTGAAACGTGACATCCACGTCGCGCTTCAGAGTGTCGCGCAGACGCGTTTTAATACGGTCTTGTTCTGCCGGTGGGAGCGCGACGGCGCTCGACACCGTCACTTGCTGCGTGCCTTTGGATTGATCCACGAGCCGCCCGAAGGCATCGGCGATTTCCGGCAGAAATCCGATTCGATTTTTCTTCACCAGCTGTCCGATAAATGCCTTGCCAACCGAGGGGCATCCAAATCGCCCACCGACATCGGTCAACGCGGCAATTTTTTCATCTATGCCGAACACCGGAGACGCCACCACATGCCGGAGCGAGACGGACTCCCGCATGGCTTGCGATAAACCATTGAGCGTACCCCGCATCGCTTCGATGGTGGAGGAATCGAGAAGCTCGAAGAGGGCTTTGGCGTAACGTCGCGCAACTGCTGTCTTAATCACAGTCCTAGTCCACTCACTTCCACAATGGGCACACGGATAATTGTCGTGCCGTCGGCACTAAAATAAGCGAGCCAAGCTACCACTGCCGGCGAGGAACTGTCAACTCCACCGGGGGCACATTCGGGAAGTCACCTGGCAAGCACGATCTGCACGGGCGAGGGAAACTCGATTTGCGCCTCACAAAACCGCTCGACGATCGCCTTGCGGAGTTCGCCCTGCAACGATCCGTAGTGCTCGACCTGCGTCCAAGGGCTCACGGCAAGGGTGATGGCCGGCTGCCCCAATTGGCTCACCCCGACTCCCGCCTGCGGATCTTTGAGCACATGCACGTGACTGTCCACGATTTCGCGAATGATCGCCAGCGCTCGATTCAGGTCGGCTTTGTAAGACACCTCCACCGTGACCTGCAACTGCCGGATCGTGCCGAAGTTGTGCAGAATTTCTCCCACCACCTTGCGGTTCGGAATGACGACGCGCGAGCGGTCGGAATGCATGAGAATGGTGGAGAAAATATCGATCATCACGACATCCCCATGAACGCCCAGCAAGGAGATGTGCTCGCCGACTTTGTACGGCTTCGTAAAGATGATCGAGAGTCCCGCCATGACATTGCTCAAGACACCTTGCAGCGCCAGGCCGATTCCCACGCCGGCCACGCCGATGCCCGCGACCAGCGGCGCAATCGGCACCCCCAGCGCTTCCAAGGCGATGACGGTCGTGAACAACAGCACGATGATTTTCACGATGCGGACGAGCAGCATCCGCACGGGCGGCTCCAGCGTCTGCCGCTCCAGCGCCTGCTGCATCAACTTGCCGGCCCAGCGGGCGAGCAAGAGGCCAGCCGAGAAAATCCCGATCGCCACGAGCGCCTGCAGACCGTACTTCATCGCGTATTCCATCACGATATCCATAACAAGACTCCCCCTCTATTCTCTCTCTACGTTCTAGCGGCTGAACAATCCCTTAAGCAGCTGCTTGCCTTCCTGCTCTAAATCTTTCGGCCTGGTCGTGCCTTTGAGCAAGCCGCCGATCGCCTCCTCCGCCTTCTGCTTGATTTGCTCCTGCACTTTTCCGGTCAGGCCCTTCATATCGAGTCCATAGGAAGGCGCGTCGAGCGTGCCGCCAATCAGCAGCGGCAAGGTCAGCCGCCCCTCCCTCACCGCCAGCCGCGCCACCGGCGAAGATCCAGCCACTTGCTGGCTCAGGGCCTCCGACAGCCGCAAGTTCACCGTCATATTGAGCGCATGATCGAATCCAATCGTCCCGCCACCGGTCGCTTGAAAATCATGGCTATCCATCAGCATATTCTGCAATGTCACAACGCCCTGCTTGATGGCCAGATCCGTTTCAATCGTAGAAAACGCAGTCGCCTTCGCTTCGCCAATAGAGATGCCGGCAATCTTCAAAATCGACACTGCTTCCTGAAGAAGATTGACTCCATCGATCTGGCCATCCTTCACCGCGACATGGCCGGCGCCCTCCAATGCCCTGGTCAAATCCGGCATAGCAAAGCCCTGCCCATTCACCGAGAGATCCGCTCCGGCGGTTCCACGGATCGACACCGGCGTCTCCGCGACCGCCTCAATCGCGGGGCCGAGCTGCAAGCCTTGCGCGGCAAGCTTTCCATTGAACGGCGAAGCAGCAGCTCCCGAGACCAGCCCCCCTTGCGCCGCAATCGTTCCGCCAAAGAGCTCGAACGA
Proteins encoded in this region:
- a CDS encoding ATP synthase gamma chain (MaGe:77310990); the encoded protein is MPSLQSLRRKIAAFKNTQKITKAMKMVAAAKLKRSQDRILAARPYALKMRGVLSNLSQRVNRSAHPLLQKREGKKVEVLVVTSDRGLCGGFNGNISRKTVEFVRQCEARGLQVTLSIVGRKGRDYFRRRPWPIRQEWTGVFDKLSFEHAIDIGGDLTDNFVKGTFDELYVVYNEFKSAIQQRVIVEKLFPIDVAAEFGAAQAEGTTGGSYLYEPDESDLLNVLVPKHFQIQAYRILLESAAAEHGARMAAMDGATRNAGQLIKKVTLYYNKTRQAAITKELMDIVGGAEALQ
- a CDS encoding ATP synthase subunit delta (MaGe:77310992): MIKTAVARRYAKALFELLDSSTIEAMRGTLNGLSQAMRESVSLRHVVASPVFGIDEKIAALTDVGGRFGCPSVGKAFIGQLVKKNRIGFLPEIADAFGRLVDQSKGTQQVTVSSAVALPPAEQDRIKTRLRDTLKRDVDVTFQTDASYLAGLQISIGSTVVDSTVRGRLRAMQSLLTKE
- a CDS encoding Mechanosensitive ion channel protein MscS (MaGe:77310993), which produces MDIVMEYAMKYGLQALVAIGIFSAGLLLARWAGKLMQQALERQTLEPPVRMLLVRIVKIIVLLFTTVIALEALGVPIAPLVAGIGVAGVGIGLALQGVLSNVMAGLSIIFTKPYKVGEHISLLGVHGDVVMIDIFSTILMHSDRSRVVIPNRKVVGEILHNFGTIRQLQVTVEVSYKADLNRALAIIREIVDSHVHVLKDPQAGVGVSQLGQPAITLAVSPWTQVEHYGSLQGELRKAIVERFCEAQIEFPSPVQIVLAR